The following proteins are encoded in a genomic region of Magnolia sinica isolate HGM2019 chromosome 1, MsV1, whole genome shotgun sequence:
- the LOC131251078 gene encoding uncharacterized protein LOC131251078, with protein sequence MDFAFITSLKIGDLIVLKNRCTTSTLRDKYFKEHPILKKHVIDVFERLVDTNKHEDIVKVALLLVVECFLRGTKPKTMCNMDYIHLVDLLDDFYMYPWGSLEYFTMLQGIESVVAASSSPRYTVCGYVLPLQVWAVEILLALQECVVSYVPHQTLRFIQY encoded by the exons ATGGACTTCGCCTTCATTACCAGTCTTAAGATTGGAGATCTTATTGTACTGAAGAATCGTTGCACTACGAGTACactaagagacaaatacttcaaagaacATCCAATATTAAAGAAGCACGTAATAGacgtgtttgagagattagttgacaccaataagcacgAGGACATCGTGAAGGTTGCCCTTCTTCTAGTTGTGGAGTGCTTTCTTAGGGGAACCAAACCGAAAACCATgtgtaacatggattatattcacctggtggaCTTGTTAGATGATTTCTATATGTATCCCTGGGGTAGTTTGGAATACTTTACAATGTTGCAAGGAATCGAATCTGTCGTTGCCGCATCAAGTTCCCCTcggtacactgtatgtggttacgtccttcctctacaa gtatgggcagtagagatattACTGGCCCTACAAGAGTGTGTTGTTTCGTATGTTCCCCATCAAACTCTACGCTTCATTCAATATTGA